A stretch of Salvelinus alpinus chromosome 4, SLU_Salpinus.1, whole genome shotgun sequence DNA encodes these proteins:
- the LOC139572583 gene encoding taste receptor type 1 member 1-like, protein MRFAIEEINNSTLLLPGVSLGYEIFDYCSDLLSYGAALEFLTQKGRGAIPVWNGTNYRPKVISVTGPFGSSQTISVTPLYMPEMIPMVTHGASSVQLSYKNRFPSFYRTIPSDKYQVESIVRILRQLNRNWVAFIGGDNDYSRDALAVFQDEIRPANICLAYQDTIPQNKSLIGRLFNNIAMFNVQVILVFANVEFVIPFIQKAIDLRVKEKIWIASETWSMNQELIKKSQIERIGTVLGVTVQTHKDLRGFDEFINNTVKSRHENACTDMDLKERCGQICSDCNSTSAQTIIGEDPTYSFVIYSAVYAVAHALHNALRCGTWKCANSEIIAYPYMVTEALQQAPVLQCSSECKSGSRRVQTGFHTCCFDCEICAEGKYINHTVSVHILESVTQTFSSLPRPTADPYSCIACQKDEWARIGSTSCTKRSIEYLHSDAPLAIFLMFQASSIILISMAILVLFLCKNDTPVVKSAGGRLCFLMLCCLSMSSISVFFHIGKPTEAICTLRNSVFVVFYLACLSCLAVRSFQIVCIFKMAAKLPKAYDFWVKHGGQWITIITTTVIMLFLCILWIAIEGPKPNQITLYSEVILDRTYGVIPIFYVIVLFAALLGIACFSFAYMGTDLPKNYNEGKSITFSLLIFFISWVISDGAPVYQRKAHTLRQSLLCAVQSVWYTLWLLPP, encoded by the exons ATGAGGTTTGCTATTGAAGAGATCAACAACTCCACATTGCTGTTGCCTGGTGTCAGCCTGGGCTATGAGATTTTCGACTACTGCTCTGACTTGCTCAGTTATGGGGCTGCTCTGGAATTTCTGACCCAAAAGGGAAGAGGAGCCATCCCCGTGTGGAACGGTACAAACTACAGACCTAAAGTAATCTCAGTCACTGGCCCGTTTGGAAGCAGCCAAACCATCAGTGTCACCCCTTTGTACATGCCTGAGATGATTCCAATG GTGACTCATGGGGCATCAAGTgtccaactgagctacaaaaacAGATTTCCCTCCTTTTACCGAACCATTCCCAGTGACAAATATCAGGTGGAGTCTATAGTCCGTATACTCCGACAGTTAAACCGGAACTGGGTGGCTTTCATCGGTGGTGATAATGACTACAGCAGAGACGCCTTGGCAGTTTTTCAGGATGAGATTAGACCAGCTAACATCTGTTTGGCGTACCAAGACACCATTCCCCAAAACAAATCCTTAATAGGGCGTCTATTCAACAACATAGCCATGTTCAATGTCCAGGTTATTCTAGTCTTTGCCAATGTGGAGTTTGTCATTCCTTTCATCCAAAAGGCCATAGatctcagagtgaaggagaagATATGGATCGCTAGTGAGACATGGTCCATGAACCAAGAGTTGATCAAGAAGAGTCAGATTGAGAGGATAGGGACGGTCTTAGGTGTCACTGTACAGACGCACAAGGACCTGAGAGGATTTGATGAGttcattaacaacacagtaaaaTCCAGACATGAGAATGCATGCACTGACATGGACTTGAAGGAAAGATGTGGTCAGATTTGCTCTGACTGCAACTCCACCAGTGCCCAGACAATTATTGGAGAGGACCCGACATACAGCTTTGTCATCTACTCTGCAGTGTATGCTGTGGCTCATGCACTCCACAATGCTTTGCGGTGTGGGACATGGAAATGTGCTAACTCAGAAATCATTGCTTATCCTTACATG GTCACTGAGGCACTACAACAG GCTCCAGTTCTGCAGTGTTCTAGTGAGTGTAAATCTGGCTCCAGAAGAGTTCAAACTGGCTTCCACACCTGCTGTTTTGACTGTGAGATCTGCGCTGAAGGAAAGTACATCAACCACACAG TATCTGTACACATATTAGAATCTGTCACCCAGACCTTCTCTTCCCTTCCTCGCCCAACAGCCGATCCCTACAGCTGCATAGCATGCCAAAAGGATGAGTGGGCCAGGATTGGCAGTACCTCATGCACTAAGCGCTCTATAGAGTATCTGCATTCTGATGCTCCGTTGGCCATTTTTCTGATGTTCCAGGCCAGCTCCATCATCCTCATCTCAATGGCCATCTTGGTTCTGTTCCTTTGTAAGAATGACACCCCTGTGGTAAAGTCAGCCGGTGGGAGGCTCTGCTTCCtcatgttgtgttgcttgtcCATGTCCTCCATCAGTGTCTTCTTCCACATCGGCAAACCCACAGAGGCCATCTGCACCTTACGCAATTCTGTGTTTGTAGTCTTCTATCTGGCCTGCCTGTCCTGTCTTGCTGTTCGCTCCTTCCAGATTGTCTGTATCTTCAAAATGGCCGCCAAACTGCCCAAAGCGTATGATTTCTGGGTCAAGCATGGGGGTCAGTGGATCACTATTATCACAACCACTGTCATAATGCTGTTTCTGTGCATTTTGTGGATAGCCATTGAAGGACCCAAGCCCAATCAGATAACATTGTATAGCGAGGTAATTTTGGATCGCACATATGGAGTCATCCCCATCTTTTATGTGATAGTACTGTTTGCCGCTTTGCTGGGTATTGCATGCTTTAGTTTTGCCTACATGGGAACTGACCTGCCCAAAAACTACAACGAGGGTAAATCCATCACTTTCAGCTTGCTTATCTTCTTCATCTCTTGGGTCATCTCTGACGGTGCACCTGTCTACCAAAGGAAAGCACACACTCTCCGTCAATCCTTGCTCTGTGCTGTGCAGTCTGTATGGTATACTCTTTGGTTACTTCCTCCCTAA
- the LOC139573472 gene encoding aldehyde dehydrogenase, mitochondrial-like encodes MLRIVLSRTLPRISGISNCQYSAAAIPVPSAQPEVHYNKLFINNEWQDAVSKRSFPTINPATGEVICQVAEADKADVDKAVKAAREAFRFGSPWRRMDASDRGLLLSRLADAIERDTAYLAELETLDNGKPYAVSYSVDVPMVVKCLRYYAGWADKWEGKTIPIDGDFFCYTRHEPIGVCGQIIPWNFPLLMQAWKLGPALATGNTVVMKVAEQTPLTALYVASLIKEVGFPPGVVNILPGMGPSAGSAIASHMDVDKVAFTGSTEVGHLIQQASGSSNLKKVTLELGGKSPNIIMSDANMAEAVEQSHFALFFNQGQCCCAGSRTYVQDTIYDEFMERSVERAKSRVVGDPFNMKTEQGPQVDEEQFKKILGYISSGKSEGAKLMCGGGVAADRGYFIQPTIFGDVQDGMTIAREEIFGPVMQILKFKTLEEVVERANDTKYGLAAAVFTKDIDKAHYISSGIRAGTVWINCYNVFGAQAPFGGYKYSGNGRELGEYGLDNYTEVKTVTIKVPQKNS; translated from the exons CTGTTCATCAATAACGAGTGGCAGGATGCCGTCAGCAAGAGGTCCTTCCCCACCATCAACCCAGCCACAGGAGAGGTCATCTGTCAGGTGGCTGAGGCAGACAAG gCAGATGTGGACAAGGCTGTGAAGGCTGCCAGGGAGGCCTTCAGGTTTGGGTCACCATGGCGACGTATGGACGCGTCGGACCGCGGGCTGCTCCTGAGCCGGCTGGCAGACGCAATCGAGAGGGACACAGCCTACCTAGCG GAACTGGAGACCCTGGACAATGGGAAGCCCTATGCCGTATCCTACAGCGTGGACGTGCCCATGGTGGTCAAGTGCCTCAG GTACTATGCCGGCTGGGCAGATAAGTGGGAGGGGAAGACCATTCCCATCGATGGAGACTTCTTCTGCTACACCCGTCATGAGCCCATTGGTGTGTGTGGCCAGATCATCCCG TGGAACTTCCCTCTGCTGATGCAGGCATGGAAGCTGGGGCCAGCTCTGGCTACAGGCAACACTGTGGTGATGAAGGTGGCTGAGCAGACCCCCCTCACTGCCCTGTATGTGGCCAGTCTCATCAAGGAG gttgGTTTCCCTCCAGGTGTGGTGAACATCCTGCCTGGTATGGGTCCATCTGCTGGTTCTGCCATCGCCTCCCACATGGATGTGGATAAGGTGGCTTTCACAGGATCTACTGAG GTAGGTCACCTGATCCAGCAGGCATCTGGCTCCAGCAACCTGAAGAAGGTCACTCTGGAGCTGGGAGGAAAGAGCCCCAACATAATCATGTCTGATGCCAACA tGGCGGAGGCGGTGGAACAGTCCCACTTTGCCCTGTTCTTTAACCAGGGCCAGTGCTGCTGTGCCGGCTCCCGTACATATGTGCAGGACACCATCTATGATGAGTTTATGGAGCGCAGTGTGGAGCGGGCCAagagcagggtggtgggagaCCCCTTCAACATGAAGACTGAGCAGGGACCGCAG GTGGATGAGGAACAGTTCAAGAAGATTCTGGGCTACATCAGCAGTGGTAAGAGTGAGGGGGCCAAGCTGATGTGCGGGGGAGGGGTGGCTGCAGACCGTGGCTACTTCATCCAACCAACCATCTTTGGAGATGTCCAGGACGGCATGACCATCGCCCGTGAGGAG ATCTTTGGGCCGGTGATGCAGATCCTGAAGTTTAAGACTCTGGAGGAGGTGGTTGAGAGAGCCAACGACACAAAGTACGGCCTGGCAGCTGCTGTCTTCACCAAAGACATCGACAAGGCCCACTACATCTCTAGCGGAATTCGcgctggtactgtctg GATTAACTGCTATAATGTGTTTGGAGCACAAGCCCCCTTCGGTGGCTACAAATATTCTGGTAACGGTCGTGAGCTGGGAGAGTATGGCCTGGACAACTACACTGAAGTGAAAACG GTAACAATCAAGGTCCCTCAGAAAAACTCGTAA